A genomic window from Cupriavidus basilensis includes:
- a CDS encoding HD-GYP domain-containing protein: MLKRIKTQQLQVGMFVARVGGAWLEHPFWRSRFLVNNQEQIDQMIASKVEEVWIDLLKGKGVPPPVQLAASGSLSVKPVADEPAGAVPQSGVPLEVEFGLAREVMKNGKAVVGSMFTNARMGRALEVEGALMLVDSVSNSLTRHSQALIALARLKVRDDYTYLHSFAVCALMIALGRTLGLDNAAVQQLGLAGLVHDIGKISVPTHVLHKQGEMTAAEVAMVQRHPSVGYRVLNEAKLYSNIPLDVCMHHHERIDGRGYPFGLHGNEISVHAKIAAVCDAYDSLTSNRPGHQAWTPARALEYMAVRVDTLFDRTVFQAFTRSIGIYPLGTVLRLRSGRLAVVFAQNDNEPLRPQVKVFYSVSEAARLGPETLDLRETEDTVAGFEDPAQWGFRDEQLLELCAA, from the coding sequence ATGCTGAAACGGATCAAGACCCAACAGCTTCAAGTCGGAATGTTCGTGGCCAGGGTGGGGGGGGCATGGCTGGAGCATCCCTTCTGGCGCTCCCGCTTCCTGGTGAACAACCAGGAACAGATCGACCAGATGATCGCCTCCAAGGTCGAGGAGGTCTGGATCGATCTGCTCAAGGGCAAGGGTGTGCCGCCGCCCGTGCAACTGGCGGCGTCGGGGTCCTTGAGCGTGAAGCCCGTCGCGGACGAGCCGGCCGGCGCCGTGCCGCAGTCGGGGGTGCCGCTGGAGGTGGAGTTCGGGCTGGCCCGGGAGGTGATGAAGAACGGCAAGGCGGTGGTCGGGTCGATGTTCACGAATGCCCGCATGGGCCGGGCACTGGAGGTGGAGGGTGCCCTGATGCTGGTCGATTCCGTATCGAATTCGCTGACCCGCCATTCGCAGGCGCTGATCGCGCTGGCGCGGCTCAAGGTGCGGGACGACTACACCTATCTGCATTCCTTCGCGGTCTGCGCGCTGATGATCGCGCTCGGCCGCACCCTTGGCCTGGACAATGCTGCGGTGCAGCAGCTCGGGCTGGCGGGCCTGGTGCACGATATCGGCAAGATTTCCGTGCCCACGCACGTGCTGCACAAGCAGGGCGAAATGACCGCCGCCGAGGTAGCGATGGTGCAGCGTCATCCTTCGGTGGGTTACCGCGTCCTCAACGAGGCCAAGCTCTACAGCAATATTCCCCTCGATGTCTGCATGCACCACCACGAGCGCATCGACGGGCGCGGCTATCCGTTTGGCCTGCATGGCAACGAGATCAGCGTGCACGCCAAGATTGCCGCGGTGTGCGACGCCTATGACTCCCTGACCTCCAACCGGCCCGGGCACCAGGCGTGGACGCCCGCGCGGGCGCTGGAGTATATGGCGGTGCGGGTGGATACACTGTTCGATCGTACCGTGTTCCAGGCCTTCACCCGGTCCATTGGCATCTATCCGCTGGGCACGGTGCTGCGCTTGCGTTCCGGACGGCTGGCGGTGGTCTTCGCGCAGAACGACAACGAGCCGCTGCGCCCGCAGGTCAAGGTGTTCTACTCGGTGAGCGAGGCCGCCCGCCTCGGCCCCGAGACGCTCGATCTGCGCGAGACGGAGGATACCGTGGCGGGGTTCGAGGATCCGGCGCAATGGGGCTTTCGCGACGAGCAATTGCTGGAGCTCTGCGCGGCCTGA
- a CDS encoding helix-turn-helix domain-containing protein encodes MKTHIAPGRGSDDSDESRTLDRETFGKRLRSARKAFGWTLAHLAELSGVSITTISRAERGQLALGYENFAALGKALRMDMGSMFAGAGAKPAPFQGPVVTRAGEGVTYRGVSFSYEFLGTEAVGKQMIPVVSTVHARRIAGPEDFARHPGEEFVYVLSGEIEVHFDGGERVRLARGDSLYFDARMGHAYISLSRQLARIVGVMTSESSFMKSAQAGETEAAPKPAARRPRGKG; translated from the coding sequence TTGAAAACACACATCGCCCCGGGGCGCGGCAGCGACGATAGCGACGAGTCGCGCACGCTCGACCGCGAGACCTTTGGCAAGCGCCTGCGCAGTGCGCGCAAGGCCTTTGGCTGGACGCTGGCACATCTGGCCGAGCTGTCGGGCGTGTCGATCACCACCATCTCGCGCGCGGAGCGCGGGCAGCTGGCATTGGGCTACGAGAATTTTGCCGCGCTGGGCAAGGCGCTGCGGATGGACATGGGCTCGATGTTCGCGGGCGCCGGCGCCAAGCCAGCGCCATTCCAGGGGCCCGTCGTGACGCGGGCCGGCGAGGGCGTGACCTATCGGGGCGTGTCGTTTTCCTATGAGTTCCTCGGTACCGAGGCGGTGGGAAAGCAGATGATTCCGGTGGTCAGCACCGTGCACGCGCGCCGTATCGCGGGACCCGAGGATTTCGCGCGCCATCCCGGGGAGGAGTTCGTGTACGTACTCTCCGGGGAGATCGAGGTGCATTTCGACGGCGGCGAGCGGGTGCGCCTGGCGCGCGGCGATTCGCTGTACTTCGATGCCCGCATGGGCCACGCCTACATCAGCCTCAGCCGCCAGCTTGCGCGGATCGTCGGCGTGATGACCAGCGAAAGCAGCTTCATGAAGTCCGCCCAGGCCGGGGAGACGGAAGCCGCGCCGAAACCTGCCGCCAGGCGGCCGCGGGGTAAGGGTTGA
- a CDS encoding NAD(P)/FAD-dependent oxidoreductase — protein MRTTHAASPISADYLVIGGGIAGASVAHWLAPHGRVIVLEREAQPGYHSTGRSAALFMESYGTQQVRALTMASRAFLQDPPPGFASHPLLTPRGALMIAGPGQLPLLEAHWEMLRAMDPDARRLSAEQARERVPALRPEQVLGAVYEPNAADMDVHAIHQGYLRGMRQAGGKLVCDAEVSAIARVQGHWRVEAGGAVYEAPVLLNAAGAWVDAIARLAGVQPLGIEPRRRSAFIFAPPADMDTDRWPMVFGAGEDWYFKPDAGMLLGSPANADPVEPQDIQPEEMDIALAIHRIEQATSLAIRRPTRTWAGLRSFVADGDLVGGFDDAAPGFFWVAGQGGYGIQTSAAMGETCAALARGLPVPAHPASFGLTAEMLGPARLRRLADPT, from the coding sequence ATGCGCACAACTCACGCCGCTTCGCCGATATCAGCCGACTACCTCGTCATCGGGGGTGGCATTGCCGGCGCGTCCGTCGCGCACTGGCTCGCGCCGCATGGCCGCGTCATCGTGCTCGAGCGCGAGGCCCAGCCTGGCTACCACTCGACCGGCCGCTCGGCGGCGCTCTTCATGGAGAGCTATGGCACGCAGCAGGTACGCGCGCTGACCATGGCAAGCCGCGCTTTCCTGCAGGACCCGCCGCCGGGCTTTGCCTCGCATCCGCTGCTCACCCCGCGCGGCGCGCTCATGATCGCCGGCCCCGGACAATTGCCGCTGCTCGAAGCGCACTGGGAGATGCTGCGCGCCATGGACCCCGATGCGCGCCGCCTGAGCGCCGAGCAAGCACGCGAGCGCGTGCCGGCGCTGCGCCCAGAACAGGTGCTGGGCGCCGTGTATGAGCCCAACGCGGCGGACATGGATGTGCATGCCATCCACCAAGGCTATCTGCGCGGCATGCGCCAGGCCGGCGGCAAGCTGGTGTGCGATGCCGAAGTCAGCGCCATTGCGCGCGTGCAGGGCCACTGGCGCGTGGAGGCGGGCGGGGCGGTCTATGAAGCGCCCGTGCTGCTCAACGCCGCCGGCGCCTGGGTCGACGCCATTGCGCGGCTGGCCGGCGTGCAGCCGCTGGGAATCGAGCCCCGCCGCCGCTCCGCGTTCATCTTCGCGCCGCCCGCGGACATGGACACGGACCGCTGGCCCATGGTCTTCGGCGCCGGCGAGGACTGGTACTTCAAGCCCGATGCCGGCATGTTGCTGGGCTCGCCGGCCAATGCCGATCCGGTCGAGCCACAGGACATCCAGCCCGAGGAAATGGATATCGCGCTCGCCATCCACCGCATCGAGCAAGCCACCTCGCTGGCAATCCGCCGCCCCACCCGCACCTGGGCCGGGCTGCGCTCCTTCGTCGCCGACGGCGACCTGGTCGGCGGCTTTGACGACGCGGCACCCGGCTTCTTCTGGGTGGCTGGCCAGGGCGGCTACGGCATCCAGACTTCGGCCGCCATGGGCGAAACCTGCGCCGCGCTTGCGCGCGGCCTGCCCGTGCCCGCGCATCCCGCATCGTTCGGCCTGACCGCCGAGATGCTGGGGCCCGCGCGGCTGCGCCGCCTGGCTGACCCGACCTGA
- a CDS encoding M81 family metallopeptidase, with amino-acid sequence MRVFSASLATETNTFGPMPTGLASFRDRGYFPAGQHPEQMTFFSGPLWAARLRGKERGWQLSEGMVAGAQPSGTTTRHAYETLREELLADLRAALPVDMVLLGLHGAMVADGYDDCEGDLLQRVRAIVGPQVVIGAELDPHSHLTPEMVEHADVLIAFKEYPHTDVLERALELVDLCAAKVQGKVRPVAAVVDCEMIVTVHTSREPARGFVDRIQSLEGRDGVLSVSIAHGFSWGDVPGMGTKVLVYTDGNQAQADALARQLADELIGMREALTVRYPDIDTALDEALAFDGGPVVLADGADNPGGGAASDSTFILRRMIERGIANAAVGPLWDPIAVRIAFDAGVGARLAMRIGGKISPLSGDPLDLDCTIKALLPDMVMTGLSNTPMQMGDCALVEANGIDIVLITLRNQAMGTDLFTQLGCDLARKKIIVVKSSQHFYASFSTVARHVIYVGAPGAVTLDLTTLPYRKVRRPKWPLDAAAA; translated from the coding sequence GTGCGTGTCTTCAGTGCCTCCCTCGCCACCGAAACCAACACCTTCGGGCCGATGCCGACCGGCCTCGCCTCCTTCAGGGACCGCGGCTACTTCCCGGCCGGCCAGCACCCAGAGCAGATGACGTTCTTCTCCGGCCCGCTGTGGGCCGCCCGGCTGCGCGGCAAGGAGCGCGGCTGGCAGTTGTCCGAAGGCATGGTAGCCGGCGCGCAGCCCAGCGGCACCACCACGCGCCATGCCTACGAAACCCTGCGCGAGGAACTGCTGGCCGACCTGCGCGCGGCGCTGCCCGTGGACATGGTGCTGCTAGGCCTGCACGGCGCGATGGTGGCCGATGGCTACGACGACTGCGAAGGCGACCTGCTGCAGCGCGTGCGCGCCATCGTCGGGCCGCAGGTGGTGATCGGCGCGGAACTCGATCCGCACAGCCACCTGACGCCGGAGATGGTCGAGCATGCCGACGTGCTGATCGCCTTCAAGGAATACCCGCACACCGACGTGCTGGAGCGCGCCCTGGAACTGGTCGACCTGTGCGCGGCCAAGGTGCAGGGCAAGGTCCGCCCCGTGGCTGCCGTGGTCGACTGCGAGATGATCGTTACCGTTCATACCTCGCGCGAGCCGGCGCGCGGCTTCGTGGACCGCATCCAGTCGCTGGAAGGCCGCGACGGCGTGCTGTCGGTCTCGATCGCGCACGGCTTCTCGTGGGGAGACGTGCCCGGCATGGGCACCAAGGTGCTGGTCTACACCGATGGCAACCAGGCCCAGGCCGATGCGCTGGCCCGCCAGCTGGCCGACGAGCTGATCGGCATGCGCGAGGCGCTCACGGTGCGCTATCCCGACATCGACACCGCGCTCGACGAGGCCCTGGCCTTCGACGGCGGCCCGGTGGTGCTGGCAGACGGCGCCGACAATCCCGGGGGCGGCGCGGCAAGCGACTCCACCTTTATCCTGCGCCGCATGATCGAGCGCGGCATCGCCAACGCCGCCGTCGGCCCGCTGTGGGACCCGATCGCGGTGCGCATCGCCTTTGATGCGGGTGTGGGCGCGCGCCTGGCGATGCGCATCGGCGGCAAGATCAGCCCGCTCTCGGGTGATCCGCTGGACCTGGACTGCACGATCAAGGCCTTGCTGCCCGACATGGTGATGACGGGCCTGTCGAACACGCCGATGCAGATGGGCGATTGCGCGCTGGTGGAAGCCAACGGCATCGACATCGTGCTGATTACCCTGCGCAACCAGGCGATGGGCACGGATCTGTTCACGCAACTGGGCTGCGACCTCGCGCGCAAGAAGATCATCGTGGTCAAGTCCTCGCAACATTTTTACGCCTCGTTCTCGACGGTGGCCAGGCACGTGATCTACGTAGGCGCCCCCGGCGCCGTGACGCTCGACCTCACGACCCTGCCCTACCGCAAGGTGCGCCGGCCCAAGTGGCCGCTTGACGCAGCGGCGGCCTGA
- a CDS encoding ABC transporter substrate-binding protein, with the protein MKPNPTLRTALAASALALASASLPVLAQTKTLKVVAHADLKILDPTFTTAYITRNFGYMVYDTLFAQDASGKPQPQMVEKYSSAKDGKQWSFTLRPGLKFSDGSAVTAADAVASLQRWSARDSLGRAMGDAGAEWKALDARSFTLTLKEPFGMVLDALAKPSGFPPVILPERLARMPATAPLPEVMGSGPFIFKRDEWVPGNKAVFVRNPNYVARSEPASGLAGSKKSQFDRVEWLYLPDANSAIAALKRGEVDLVEQVPPDYIAPLRADTSVKIGSGGAYQGVLVMNQLHPPFNNPKVRQAFLQAVSQERFTAAMGYPLDMRMNYCATYFICGGPNDTTAGAEPYRKADLARAKQLLGAAGYKGEKVVVLVPTDVPQLNAEALMAAQTMRSMGMNVDMQNMDWASIGARRAKREAPEAGGWSMYVTVAGEFDSNSPITNAYLSAACGNSLPGWPCDKPLDALRTAWIRETVPAKRKELLDAFQKRAYEAVPYVNAGQYSAAFAARASLKGVDKLWAGMPTVWMLDK; encoded by the coding sequence ATGAAACCGAATCCCACCCTGCGCACCGCTCTGGCGGCGAGCGCACTCGCCCTGGCCAGCGCCAGCCTTCCCGTGCTGGCGCAGACCAAGACCCTCAAGGTCGTAGCCCATGCCGACCTGAAGATCCTCGACCCGACTTTCACCACCGCCTACATCACGCGCAACTTCGGCTACATGGTCTACGACACGCTGTTCGCGCAGGACGCGAGCGGCAAGCCGCAACCGCAGATGGTGGAAAAGTACAGCAGTGCCAAGGACGGCAAGCAGTGGAGCTTCACCCTGCGCCCCGGCCTCAAGTTCTCGGATGGCAGCGCGGTCACCGCGGCCGACGCCGTCGCATCGCTGCAGCGCTGGAGCGCGCGCGACAGCCTGGGCCGCGCCATGGGCGACGCTGGCGCCGAATGGAAGGCGCTCGACGCGCGCAGTTTCACGCTCACGCTCAAGGAGCCCTTTGGCATGGTGCTCGATGCGCTGGCCAAGCCTTCGGGCTTCCCGCCGGTGATCCTGCCGGAGCGCCTGGCCAGGATGCCCGCCACCGCGCCGCTGCCCGAGGTGATGGGCTCCGGCCCCTTCATCTTCAAGCGCGACGAATGGGTACCGGGCAACAAGGCGGTCTTCGTGCGCAACCCGAACTACGTGGCGCGCAGCGAACCGGCGAGCGGCCTCGCCGGCAGCAAGAAGAGCCAGTTCGACCGCGTGGAATGGCTCTACCTGCCGGATGCCAACAGCGCCATCGCGGCGCTCAAGCGCGGCGAGGTCGACCTGGTCGAGCAGGTGCCGCCGGACTACATCGCCCCGCTGCGTGCCGACACCAGCGTCAAGATCGGCTCGGGCGGCGCCTACCAGGGCGTGCTGGTGATGAACCAGCTCCATCCGCCCTTCAATAACCCGAAGGTCCGCCAGGCCTTCCTGCAGGCGGTAAGCCAGGAGCGCTTCACCGCGGCCATGGGGTATCCACTCGATATGCGCATGAACTACTGCGCCACCTACTTCATCTGCGGCGGCCCCAACGATACGACGGCCGGCGCCGAGCCGTATCGCAAGGCCGACCTGGCGCGCGCCAAGCAGTTGCTCGGCGCGGCCGGCTACAAGGGCGAGAAGGTGGTGGTGCTGGTGCCGACCGACGTGCCCCAGCTCAACGCCGAGGCCCTGATGGCGGCGCAGACCATGCGCAGCATGGGCATGAACGTGGACATGCAGAACATGGACTGGGCATCCATCGGTGCGCGCCGCGCCAAGCGCGAAGCGCCCGAGGCCGGTGGCTGGAGCATGTACGTGACCGTGGCGGGCGAGTTCGATTCGAATTCGCCGATCACCAACGCCTACCTCAGCGCCGCCTGCGGCAACAGCCTGCCCGGCTGGCCCTGCGACAAGCCGCTCGATGCGCTACGCACCGCCTGGATCCGCGAGACCGTGCCGGCCAAGCGCAAGGAATTGCTCGATGCCTTCCAGAAGCGCGCCTATGAGGCCGTGCCCTATGTGAATGCCGGCCAGTACTCGGCGGCCTTCGCGGCACGCGCCAGCCTCAAGGGCGTCGACAAGCTGTGGGCTGGCATGCCCACGGTCTGGATGCTCGACAAGTAA
- a CDS encoding ABC transporter permease, producing MGYLLRRLAATLPVMAVVAIVVFLLIHLSPGDPAALIAGDLATVDDITRLRGALGLDLPLWRQFVLWLGRLATGDLGTSIFTQVPVARLLAQRLEPTACIAALTMLLTLLVAVPLGTLAAYRAGSWIDRLVMLFAVLAFSLPVFLVGYLLVYAFAIQLPWFPVQGYARLADGIGEWLRSLVLPCVNLALVYIALVTRMTRATVLEVLHEDYIRTARAKGLGVLPVLGHALRNAAIPIATTIGMGIALLIGGVVVTETVFAIPGVGRLVVDSVQRHDYPVIQSVLLISAGVYVLINLMIDLSYRLFDPRIKY from the coding sequence ATGGGCTACCTGCTCCGACGCCTGGCCGCGACGCTACCCGTGATGGCGGTGGTCGCCATCGTGGTGTTCCTGCTGATCCACTTGTCGCCGGGCGACCCGGCCGCACTGATCGCGGGCGACCTTGCCACGGTCGACGACATCACCAGACTGCGTGGCGCGCTGGGCCTGGACCTGCCGCTGTGGCGGCAGTTCGTGCTGTGGCTCGGCCGGCTCGCCACCGGCGACCTCGGCACCTCGATCTTCACCCAGGTGCCGGTGGCCCGGTTGCTGGCGCAGCGGCTGGAACCCACGGCCTGCATTGCCGCGCTGACCATGCTGCTGACCTTGCTGGTCGCGGTGCCGCTGGGCACGCTTGCGGCCTACCGCGCCGGCAGCTGGATCGACCGGCTGGTGATGTTGTTCGCGGTGCTGGCGTTTTCCCTGCCGGTGTTCCTGGTGGGCTACCTGCTGGTCTATGCCTTCGCCATCCAGCTGCCGTGGTTTCCGGTGCAGGGCTATGCGCGCCTGGCCGACGGCATCGGCGAATGGCTGCGCAGCCTGGTCCTGCCCTGCGTCAACCTGGCGCTGGTCTATATCGCGCTGGTGACGCGCATGACGCGCGCCACCGTGCTTGAGGTGCTGCACGAGGACTACATCCGCACCGCGCGCGCCAAAGGCCTGGGCGTGCTGCCGGTGCTGGGCCATGCGCTGCGCAACGCGGCAATCCCGATCGCCACCACCATCGGCATGGGCATCGCGCTGCTGATCGGCGGCGTGGTCGTCACCGAGACCGTGTTCGCGATTCCCGGCGTCGGCCGCCTGGTGGTCGACTCGGTGCAGCGCCACGATTACCCGGTGATCCAGAGCGTGCTGTTGATCTCGGCCGGCGTCTACGTGCTGATCAACCTGATGATCGACCTGAGCTACCGCCTGTTCGATCCGCGCATCAAGTACTGA